From a single Solanum dulcamara chromosome 4, daSolDulc1.2, whole genome shotgun sequence genomic region:
- the LOC129885242 gene encoding uncharacterized protein LOC129885242, translating into MSSLLQSFQSKEALPMSQPTGGEGLGVRKRLSSLSLRMNMRTRSACQQPILSFYSTTSSSWAFRRSKSLSSLSAGMGEYAGNSIRKWWDWGLGWIMSKKPTFANDLEMNEEEKAVLGCNSKCSWRHVFYKVRSELRRFVGSGNNVGLPQTCRYDSFNYSKDNLISNN; encoded by the coding sequence ATGAGCTCTCTTCTTCAAAGTTTTCAGAGCAAGGAAGCTCTGCCCATGTCGCAACCTACAGGAGGAGAAGGACTTGGCGTGCGCAAAAGGCTGTCTTCTCTATCCCTCAGGATGAACATGCGCACAAGGTCTGCTTGTCAACAACCCATTCTCTCATTCTACTCCACCACCTCCTCCTCATGGGCATTTCGCCGATCCAAATCCTTATCCTCTTTATCGGCAGGAATGGGAGAGTACGCTGGCAATTCCATTAGGAAATGGTGGGACTGGGGATTGGGCTGGATCATGTCCAAGAAGCCCACCTTCGCCAACGATCTGGAAATGAATGAAGAGGAGAAAGCCGTATTGGGATGCAACAGCAAGTGTAGCTGGAGGCACGTATTTTACAAAGTAAGGTCGGAGCTGCGAAGGTTCGTCGGCTCTGGGAACAATGTGGGTCTACCTCAAACCTGCCGCTATGACTCCTTCAACTACTCCAAGGACAACTTAATCAGCAACAACTGA
- the LOC129885244 gene encoding mitochondrial phosphate carrier protein 1, mitochondrial-like isoform X2: MEGERVFEEFSAGYYGLCTAGGMLSAGITHLAITPLDVLKVNMQVDPLKYRGISSGLITLWREQGHSALWRGWSGKLFGYGVQGGFKFGLYEYFKRSYSELLVDQQRSVIFFLSAASAQVFADVALCPFEAVKVQVQTQPHFARGLTDGFHKLYVNEGLSGFYKGLFPLWGRNLPFSMIMFSTFEHSVDLMYRKVIQRRKEDCSRAEQLGVTCLSGYAAGSVGTVISNPADNIVSSLYNKKAETIRQANKWGAYST; encoded by the exons ATGGAAGGAGAAAGGGTGTTCGAGGAATTCTCGGCTGGGTATTACGGCCTCTGTACCGCTGGAGGAATGCTCAGCGCTGGCATCACTCATCTCGCCATTACTCCTCTCGATGTCTTGAAGGTTAATATGCAG GTGGACCCTCTCAAATACCGAGGCATTTCATCAGGGCTTATAACACTATGGAGAGAGCAAGGCCATTCTGCTCTCTGGAGAGGTTGGTCAGGGAAATTATTTGGATATGGAGTTCAAGGAGGATTTAAATTTGGTCTTTATGAATACTTTAAAAGGTCCTATTCTGAATTATTAGTTGATCAACAAAGGAGTGTTATATTCTTCCTCAGCGCTGCATCAGCTCAAGTATTTGCTGATGTGGCCCTCTGTCCCTTTGAAGCTGTCAAAGTTCAGGTCCAAACGCAGCCTCATTTTGCCAGGGGATTAACTGACGGATTTCACAAGTTGTACGTGAATGAAGGCCTTTCAGG CTTTTACAAGGGACTCTTTCCACTTTGGGGGCGTAATcttccat TTTCCATGATCATGTTTTCGACATTTGAGCACTCAGTAGATCTGATGTACCGGAAGGTCATACAGAGAAGGAAGGAAGATTGCTCAAGAGCTGAGCAACTCGGTGTGACATGCTTATCGGGTTATGCTGCTGGATCTGTTGGCACTGTAATATCTAATCCCGCTGATAATATTGTCTCGTCTCTTTACAACAAAAAGGCTGAGACAATTAGACAG GCCAACAAGTGGGGGGCTTACTCGACATGA
- the LOC129885243 gene encoding calcium-dependent protein kinase 5: MGNACRGSFGGKTFQGYPQPQDQSNSNSKHNSDPPNPKQEQPPLVKDHSTMTRTSANQSYYVLGHKTPIIRDLYTLGRKLGQGQFGTTYLCTELSSGIDFACKSIAKRKLISKEDVEDVRREIQIMHHLAGHKNIVSIKGAYEDPLYVHIVMELCGGGELFDRIIQRGHYTERKAADLTKIIVGVVEACHSLGVMHRDLKPENFLLVNKDDDFSLKAIDFGLSVFFKPGQIFTDVVGSPYYVAPEVLLKHYGPEADVWTAGVILYILLSGVPPFWAETQQGIFDAVLKGHIDFDSDPWPLISESAKDLIRKMLCMQPSERLTAHEVLCHPWICENGVAPDRALDPAVLSRLKHFSAMNKLKKMALRVIAESLSEEEIAGLKEMFKAMDTDNSGAITFDELKAGLRKYGSTLKDIEIRELMDAADVDNSGTIDYGEFIAATIHLNKLDREEHLMAAFQYFDKDGSGYITVDELQQACADHNITDVFFEDIIREVDQDNDGRIDYGEFVAMMQKGNPCIGRRTMRNSLNFSMRDAPGAH, from the exons ATGGGCAACGCATGCCGTGGATCTTTCGGAGGCAAAACTTTTCAGGGCTACCCTCAGCCTCAAGATCAGTCTAATTCCAATTCCAAACATAATTCCGATCCTCCCAACCCCAAACAAGAACAACCACCCCTCGTCAAAGATCACAGTACCATGACTCGTACCAGCGCCAACCAGTCCTATTACGTCCTCGGTCATAAGACCCCTATCATTCGCGATCTATACACCCTCGGCCGTAAACTAGGACAAGGCCAGTTTGGCACCACTTATTTATGCACCGAATTGTCTTCCGGTATCGACTTCGCATGTAAATCTATTGCCAAGAGAAAACTCATCTCTAAGGAGGATGTAGAAGATGTCAGGAGGGAAATTCAGATAATGCATCATTTGGCTGGTCACAAAAACATCGTTTCCATCAAGGGTGCTTATGAGGATCCTTTGTATGTTCATATTGTCATGGAACTTTGTGGCGGCGGTGAATTGTTTGACCGCATCATTCAAAGGGGACACTACACAGAGAGAAAGGCTGCTGATTTGACAAAAATTATTGTTGGTGTTGTTGAGGCGTGCCATTCACTTGGAGTTATGCATAGAGATCTCAAACCCGAGAATTTCTTGTTGGTTAACAAGGATGATGATTTCTCTCTCAAGGCCATTGACTTTGGACTCTCAGTATTCTTTAAGCCAG GCCAAATTTTCACAGATGTTGTTGGGAGTCCATATTACGTTGCTCCTGAGGTGCTTTTGAAGCATTATGGTCCAGAAGCAGATGTTTGGACAGCAGGGGTCATACTCTATATACTGCTAAGTGGAGTTCCACCATTCTGGGCTG AAACACAGCAGGGGATATTTGATGCAGTTCTGAAAGGGCACATTGATTTTGACTCAGACCCTTGGCCTTTAATATCGGAGAGTGCAAAAGATCTCATCCGGAAGATGTTATGCATGCAACCCTCAGAGCGGTTAACTGCTCATGAAGTATTAT GTCATCCTTGGATTTGTGAAAATGGTGTTGCTCCTGATAGAGCACTTGATCCTGCAGTACTTTCTCGCCTCAAACACTTTTCTGCAAtgaacaaattaaaaaagatgGCTCTGCgg GTGATTGCAGAAAGCTTGTCGGAGGAGGAGATTGCCGGTCTTAAGGAGATGTTTAAGGCCATGGATACTGATAACAGTGGTGCAATTACATTCGATGAACTAAAAGCTGGTTTGAGAAAATACGGCTCTACCCTAAAGGATATAGAGATACGGGAACTTATGGATGCA GCTGATGTGGACAATAGTGGAACTATTGACTATGGAGAATTCATAGCAGCAACTATTCACCTTAACAAATTGGACCGCGAGGAACATCTCATGGCTGCATTTCAGTATTTTGACAAGGATGGAAGTGGTTATATTACAGTTGATGAGCTCCAGCAGGCCTGTGCAGATCATAACATTACAGATGTATTCTTTGAGGATATTATCAGAGAAGTTGATCAGGATAAT GATGGACGCATTGATTATGGAGAATTTGTTGCTATGATGCAAAAAGGAAATCCATGCATAGGAAGACGAACAATGCGAAATAGTCTGAATTTCAGCATGAGAGATGCGCCTGGAGCTCATTAG
- the LOC129885244 gene encoding mitochondrial phosphate carrier protein 1, mitochondrial-like isoform X1 has translation MEGERVFEEFSAGYYGLCTAGGMLSAGITHLAITPLDVLKVNMQVDPLKYRGISSGLITLWREQGHSALWRGWSGKLFGYGVQGGFKFGLYEYFKRSYSELLVDQQRSVIFFLSAASAQVFADVALCPFEAVKVQVQTQPHFARGLTDGFHKLYVNEGLSGFYKGLFPLWGRNLPFSMIMFSTFEHSVDLMYRKVIQRRKEDCSRAEQLGVTCLSGYAAGSVGTVISNPADNIVSSLYNKKAETIRQAIKEIGLVNLFTRSLPVRITLVGPVVTLQWFLYDTIKVLTGLPTSGGLTRHERQGS, from the exons ATGGAAGGAGAAAGGGTGTTCGAGGAATTCTCGGCTGGGTATTACGGCCTCTGTACCGCTGGAGGAATGCTCAGCGCTGGCATCACTCATCTCGCCATTACTCCTCTCGATGTCTTGAAGGTTAATATGCAG GTGGACCCTCTCAAATACCGAGGCATTTCATCAGGGCTTATAACACTATGGAGAGAGCAAGGCCATTCTGCTCTCTGGAGAGGTTGGTCAGGGAAATTATTTGGATATGGAGTTCAAGGAGGATTTAAATTTGGTCTTTATGAATACTTTAAAAGGTCCTATTCTGAATTATTAGTTGATCAACAAAGGAGTGTTATATTCTTCCTCAGCGCTGCATCAGCTCAAGTATTTGCTGATGTGGCCCTCTGTCCCTTTGAAGCTGTCAAAGTTCAGGTCCAAACGCAGCCTCATTTTGCCAGGGGATTAACTGACGGATTTCACAAGTTGTACGTGAATGAAGGCCTTTCAGG CTTTTACAAGGGACTCTTTCCACTTTGGGGGCGTAATcttccat TTTCCATGATCATGTTTTCGACATTTGAGCACTCAGTAGATCTGATGTACCGGAAGGTCATACAGAGAAGGAAGGAAGATTGCTCAAGAGCTGAGCAACTCGGTGTGACATGCTTATCGGGTTATGCTGCTGGATCTGTTGGCACTGTAATATCTAATCCCGCTGATAATATTGTCTCGTCTCTTTACAACAAAAAGGCTGAGACAATTAGACAG GCTATAAAAGAGATTGGACTTGTTAATTTGTTTACGAGAAGTCTTCCTGTTCGAATAACACTTGTGGGGCCTGTTGTGACTCTGCAATGGTTTCTCTATGACACAATTAAAGTGTTAACTGGACT GCCAACAAGTGGGGGGCTTACTCGACATGAGAGACAAGGATCCTAA